The Saccharothrix variisporea genome has a segment encoding these proteins:
- a CDS encoding DMT family transporter: MSGNSSATLERATPLSAGPWWGLLGVLAFSFTMPFTRVAVGTLSPLFIGSGRAVVAAVLAAGALALTGQRRPTGVQWARLAVVAGGVVAGFPLLTSYALTTAPASHGAVVVALLPAATAVMAVVRGGERPRRSFWVIAALGATAALAFASAQGGEFGRLHWSDLLLFGAVLAAAIGYAEGGLLARELGSWQTVSWALVLSAPLMTVLAVVSAVRQPPAGTAVEWAAFAYLSVVSMFLGFFAWYRGLAIGPMAQVSQVQLVQPVMTIAWAAWLLGESVTWPTLVGGVAVVACAGAAVRLRRTPSTKDNR; the protein is encoded by the coding sequence ATGTCAGGGAACAGTAGCGCTACTCTCGAACGCGCGACACCGCTATCCGCCGGCCCGTGGTGGGGACTGCTGGGCGTGCTGGCGTTCTCCTTCACCATGCCGTTCACCCGGGTCGCGGTCGGTACGCTGTCGCCGCTGTTCATCGGCTCGGGACGGGCGGTCGTGGCGGCGGTGCTCGCGGCGGGCGCGTTGGCGCTGACCGGGCAACGCCGACCCACGGGCGTCCAGTGGGCGCGGCTGGCGGTCGTCGCGGGTGGTGTGGTCGCCGGGTTCCCGCTGCTCACCTCGTACGCGCTGACCACGGCCCCGGCCAGTCACGGCGCGGTGGTGGTCGCCCTGCTGCCGGCGGCGACCGCGGTCATGGCGGTCGTGCGGGGCGGGGAACGCCCGCGGCGGTCGTTCTGGGTGATCGCCGCCCTCGGCGCGACCGCCGCCCTGGCGTTCGCGTCCGCCCAGGGCGGGGAGTTCGGGCGGCTGCACTGGTCGGACCTGCTGCTGTTCGGCGCGGTCCTCGCCGCCGCGATCGGGTACGCCGAGGGCGGGCTGCTGGCGCGGGAACTCGGGTCGTGGCAGACGGTGTCGTGGGCGCTGGTCCTGTCCGCGCCGCTGATGACCGTGCTCGCCGTCGTCTCGGCGGTGCGGCAGCCGCCGGCGGGCACGGCGGTCGAGTGGGCGGCGTTCGCCTACCTCTCGGTGGTCAGCATGTTCCTGGGCTTCTTCGCCTGGTACCGGGGGCTGGCGATCGGCCCGATGGCGCAGGTGAGCCAGGTCCAGTTGGTGCAGCCGGTGATGACCATCGCCTGGGCGGCCTGGCTGCTGGGCGAGTCGGTGACCTGGCCGACCCTGGTGGGTGGCGTCGCGGTGGTCGCGTGCGCGGGGGCCGCCGTGCGACTGCGCCGCACACCGTCCACAAAGGACAATCGTTGA
- a CDS encoding PLP-dependent aminotransferase family protein, with protein MSNDSTARIVSGLRAWLAQAPPGARVPSTRALVAQYGASPVTVQKAMRALGALGLVESRPGVGTFVRATHPARPPDFGWQTGALRAPHARIPVLSAPLRTGPPDAIALHSGYPDRTLLPERLVRAALTRATRGDAALSRPDAAGHPELRAWFATELGSATPAGVTPPAPRDVVVVPGSQSGLSSIFRALAGAGQPVLVESPTYWGAIMAAAQAGVRVVPVPSGTEGPDPEDVARAFEETGARLFYAQPNYANPTGAQWSASVVERVLEVVRAHAAFLVEDDWAHDFGIDTTARPVAAQDDAGHVVYLRSLTKNVSPSVRVAAVVARGPARDRVLADRGAESMYVSGLLQTAALDVVTQPAWLSHLRALRRQLRERRDLLVECLTEHVPQAHLDHVPPGGLNLWARLPEGTDPDAVTRSCEAAGVLIAPGTEWFPAEPAGAYIRLNYSGPNPDRFAEGCRTIGRVLSGR; from the coding sequence ATGTCCAACGATAGCACCGCGCGGATCGTGTCCGGCCTGCGCGCGTGGCTGGCCCAGGCCCCGCCGGGCGCGCGGGTGCCGTCCACGCGGGCGCTGGTGGCGCAGTACGGCGCGAGCCCGGTGACCGTGCAGAAAGCGATGCGGGCGCTGGGCGCGTTGGGGCTGGTCGAGAGCCGCCCGGGGGTCGGGACGTTCGTCCGTGCGACGCACCCGGCCCGACCGCCGGACTTCGGTTGGCAGACGGGCGCACTCCGCGCGCCGCACGCCCGCATCCCCGTGCTGTCGGCCCCGCTGCGCACCGGCCCGCCCGACGCGATCGCCCTGCACTCCGGCTACCCCGACCGCACCCTGCTCCCGGAACGGCTCGTCCGCGCGGCCCTGACCCGTGCCACCCGCGGTGACGCCGCGCTGTCCCGCCCCGACGCCGCCGGACACCCGGAGCTGCGCGCGTGGTTCGCGACGGAACTGGGCAGCGCCACACCCGCCGGCGTCACCCCGCCCGCGCCGCGCGACGTCGTGGTGGTGCCGGGCAGCCAGAGCGGGCTCAGCTCGATCTTCCGGGCGTTGGCCGGGGCCGGGCAGCCCGTGCTGGTGGAGTCGCCGACCTACTGGGGCGCGATCATGGCGGCGGCGCAGGCCGGGGTGCGGGTGGTGCCGGTGCCCAGCGGGACGGAGGGTCCCGATCCCGAGGACGTGGCGCGGGCGTTCGAGGAGACCGGGGCGAGGTTGTTCTACGCGCAGCCCAACTACGCCAACCCGACAGGTGCCCAGTGGTCGGCGTCGGTGGTGGAGCGGGTGTTGGAGGTGGTGCGGGCGCACGCGGCCTTCCTCGTGGAGGACGACTGGGCGCACGACTTCGGCATCGACACCACCGCCCGACCGGTCGCGGCCCAGGACGACGCCGGTCACGTGGTGTACCTGCGGTCCCTGACCAAGAACGTGTCCCCGTCCGTGCGGGTGGCCGCCGTAGTGGCCCGGGGTCCGGCGCGCGACCGGGTGCTGGCCGACCGCGGGGCGGAGTCGATGTACGTGAGCGGACTCCTCCAGACCGCGGCACTGGACGTGGTCACCCAGCCGGCGTGGCTGTCCCACCTGCGCGCGCTGCGCCGGCAACTGCGGGAGCGGCGGGACCTGCTGGTGGAGTGCTTGACGGAACACGTGCCCCAGGCCCACCTGGACCACGTGCCGCCCGGTGGGCTGAACCTGTGGGCAAGGCTGCCGGAGGGCACCGACCCGGACGCTGTGACGCGGTCGTGCGAGGCGGCGGGCGTGCTGATCGCGCCGGGCACGGAGTGGTTCCCGGCCGAACCGGCGGGCGCGTACATCCGCCTGAACTACTCGGGCCCCAACCCGGACCGCTTCGCCGAGGGCTGCCGCACGATCGGCCGCGTGCTCTCCGGTCGTTGA
- a CDS encoding EamA family transporter — protein MATMTDDTRVARLGPGIGLAVLSASSFGLSGPLGRGLMEAGWSSAAAVAVRVLLAGVVLLPAALVQLRGDWGLVRRNLPLVTAYGLVAVAGCQLAYFNAVARMDVGVALLVEYTAPVAVVVWLWLRHGQRPGRLTVLGAVLALAGLVLVLDLLSGADVDAAGVLWALGAMVGAAVYFVLSARDQDGLPGTALASGGLLLGGAALLLAGVVGVVPLTATTEPVAFHGFSVPWWLPVVVLGVVTAALGYVTGIAATRRLGSRLASFVALTEVLMALVFAWLLLAQAPRPVQLVGGVLTLLGVVTVRLGER, from the coding sequence ATGGCCACCATGACTGATGACACCCGCGTCGCACGGCTGGGACCCGGCATCGGCCTCGCGGTGCTGTCCGCGTCGTCGTTCGGCCTGTCCGGACCGCTCGGCCGCGGGCTGATGGAGGCCGGGTGGAGTTCGGCGGCGGCGGTGGCGGTCCGGGTGCTGCTGGCGGGCGTGGTGCTGTTGCCGGCGGCGCTGGTGCAGTTGCGCGGCGACTGGGGGCTGGTGCGCCGCAACCTCCCGCTGGTCACGGCGTACGGGCTGGTCGCGGTCGCGGGGTGCCAGTTGGCGTACTTCAACGCCGTGGCGCGCATGGACGTCGGCGTCGCGCTGCTGGTCGAGTACACCGCGCCGGTCGCCGTGGTGGTGTGGCTGTGGCTGCGGCACGGGCAGCGTCCCGGTCGGCTGACCGTGCTCGGGGCCGTGCTCGCCCTGGCCGGCCTGGTGCTCGTGCTCGACCTGCTGTCGGGCGCGGACGTCGACGCCGCCGGGGTGTTGTGGGCGTTGGGCGCGATGGTCGGTGCCGCCGTGTACTTCGTGCTGTCCGCGCGCGACCAGGACGGCCTGCCCGGCACGGCACTGGCCTCCGGCGGCCTGCTGCTCGGCGGCGCGGCCCTGCTGCTCGCCGGGGTGGTCGGCGTCGTCCCGCTGACCGCGACCACGGAACCGGTGGCGTTCCACGGTTTCAGCGTGCCGTGGTGGCTGCCGGTCGTCGTGCTGGGCGTCGTGACGGCCGCTCTCGGTTACGTCACCGGCATCGCGGCCACCCGGCGGCTGGGGTCGCGGCTGGCGTCGTTCGTGGCGTTGACCGAGGTGTTGATGGCCCTGGTCTTCGCGTGGCTGCTGCTGGCGCAGGCACCCCGTCCCGTGCAGTTGGTCGGCGGCGTCCTGACCCTGCTCGGCGTGGTGACCGTGCGTCTCGGCGAACGCTAG
- a CDS encoding DUF2268 domain-containing protein, translating into MTITVLDTYTAMREILHAPHERRAGLLRDMLEPAANLYRYFPGEVDLVAMHAMGSGFPLDRDEDRCREALEALHDADAWGRVERALEEAVAVQLAATPGIVVPDVTVLVVLGDPGDSHFMGPGLGMAANGSVTGYLYLNFWPYPENLARVEATAVHELNHNLRYAPGGVVWNPATVTVGEQVVSEGLADAFARQLYGDELGYARLGVPHLHDDAVFDKVVSGLGVTGMQNFAAWVHGDATAIRYGGTPVGLPSGAGYAVGNRLVDAYLAVTGRTAAQALHADSREVIDTALRLREGGR; encoded by the coding sequence ATGACGATCACGGTCCTGGACACCTACACCGCCATGCGCGAGATCCTGCACGCCCCGCACGAGCGACGGGCCGGGCTGCTCAGGGACATGCTGGAGCCCGCCGCCAACCTGTACCGGTACTTCCCGGGCGAAGTCGACCTGGTGGCGATGCACGCGATGGGTTCCGGTTTCCCGCTCGACCGCGACGAGGACCGGTGCCGGGAAGCGTTGGAGGCGCTGCACGACGCCGACGCGTGGGGCCGGGTCGAACGGGCGCTGGAGGAGGCGGTGGCGGTGCAGCTCGCCGCCACGCCGGGGATCGTGGTGCCGGACGTGACCGTCCTCGTCGTCCTCGGCGACCCCGGCGACAGCCACTTCATGGGGCCGGGGCTGGGCATGGCGGCCAACGGGAGCGTGACGGGGTACCTGTACCTGAACTTCTGGCCCTACCCGGAGAACCTGGCCCGGGTGGAGGCCACCGCGGTGCACGAGCTGAACCACAACCTGCGCTACGCCCCCGGCGGGGTGGTGTGGAACCCGGCCACGGTCACGGTGGGGGAGCAGGTCGTGTCCGAAGGTCTGGCCGACGCCTTCGCCCGGCAGCTGTACGGCGACGAGCTCGGCTACGCCCGCCTCGGCGTGCCGCACCTGCACGACGACGCCGTGTTCGACAAGGTGGTCTCGGGCCTCGGCGTGACCGGCATGCAGAACTTCGCGGCCTGGGTGCACGGCGACGCCACCGCGATCCGCTACGGCGGCACCCCGGTCGGCCTGCCCAGCGGCGCGGGGTACGCGGTGGGCAACCGACTGGTCGACGCCTACCTCGCGGTCACCGGCCGGACCGCCGCGCAAGCCCTGCACGCCGACAGCCGCGAGGTGATCGACACCGCGCTGCGCCTTCGGGAGGGCGGGCGTTGA
- a CDS encoding SSI family serine proteinase inhibitor, which produces MSRTWLAVLATTAAALAGAFLPTSASAAEQTQTGDSVRPAVRLVLSVTYSEADPAHTGTRYGYLTCAPDGGIHNNAAAACAELYAAGGDVSATDHESGVACTMMYAPVTVRALGWYGERRVDYRTTYGNSCVFAATAGQLWNF; this is translated from the coding sequence ATGTCCCGCACGTGGCTAGCCGTGCTCGCGACCACCGCCGCGGCACTGGCCGGCGCCTTCTTGCCCACCTCCGCGTCCGCCGCCGAGCAGACCCAGACCGGCGACTCCGTCCGGCCGGCGGTCCGGCTGGTGTTGAGCGTGACCTATTCCGAGGCCGACCCCGCCCACACCGGAACGCGCTACGGCTACCTCACCTGCGCACCCGACGGCGGTATCCACAACAACGCCGCCGCGGCCTGCGCGGAATTGTATGCGGCCGGTGGTGATGTGAGTGCCACGGACCACGAGAGCGGTGTCGCGTGCACGATGATGTACGCGCCCGTCACGGTTCGCGCGCTGGGGTGGTACGGCGAGCGCCGGGTCGATTACCGGACCACTTACGGCAATTCCTGCGTCTTCGCGGCGACCGCCGGGCAGCTCTGGAACTTCTGA
- a CDS encoding cytochrome P450, with translation MGYARRHEDRLLWAGRPALFALLRFGGMFGPIRHVPRLGWVITDPVLARAVLNDGAHFTLLGEGGVGHLWEQVLGDYVNRIFDGPGHADLRSRARDLFTDASARQLVTKVFDPALAPALDRLHDGRAVDLADLSRVLVGRMMAELLGLAPDDPRELFETGERLAALALGSATSTGLPPEVVAQAKPIIAELTRNVPAAFASADPSTLLGRCRELGLSLEETSGLAALLMVAGTETAATAMTRTVALLHDTGEQHRLLADPDLLPVAVREGLRVTTPAPVIGRHVSRDTTVAGRELRAGQRVLLLTYVANNAVGPFSLDRPYDPRTRQLWFGAGRHLCLGAALARAEIGHVLQAVFSSGRPVVVGPRRPARGVLIPSYRSLPVRLG, from the coding sequence ATGGGCTACGCACGCCGGCACGAGGACCGCTTGCTCTGGGCCGGACGGCCGGCGCTGTTCGCGCTCCTGCGCTTCGGCGGGATGTTCGGCCCGATCCGACACGTCCCGCGCCTGGGCTGGGTGATCACCGACCCGGTCCTGGCGCGGGCCGTGCTCAACGACGGCGCGCACTTCACGCTGCTGGGCGAGGGCGGTGTGGGGCACCTGTGGGAGCAGGTGCTCGGCGACTACGTCAACCGGATCTTCGACGGCCCCGGCCACGCCGACCTGCGCTCCAGGGCGCGGGACCTGTTCACCGACGCCTCCGCCCGGCAGCTGGTCACGAAGGTCTTCGACCCGGCCCTGGCCCCCGCGCTCGACCGGCTGCACGACGGCCGGGCGGTCGACCTGGCCGACCTGTCCCGCGTGCTGGTCGGGCGCATGATGGCCGAACTGCTCGGCCTGGCACCGGACGACCCGCGCGAGCTGTTCGAGACCGGGGAACGACTGGCCGCCCTCGCCCTGGGCAGCGCGACCTCGACCGGCCTGCCGCCCGAGGTGGTCGCCCAGGCCAAGCCGATCATCGCGGAGCTGACCCGCAACGTGCCGGCCGCGTTCGCCTCCGCCGACCCGTCCACCCTGCTGGGCCGGTGCCGTGAACTGGGACTGAGCCTGGAGGAGACCTCGGGACTGGCCGCGCTGCTCATGGTCGCCGGCACCGAGACCGCCGCCACCGCGATGACCCGCACCGTGGCCCTCCTGCACGACACCGGCGAGCAACACCGGCTCCTCGCCGACCCGGACCTGCTGCCCGTGGCCGTGCGCGAAGGACTCCGGGTCACCACGCCCGCGCCGGTCATCGGCCGGCACGTCTCGCGCGACACCACCGTCGCCGGCAGGGAACTCCGTGCCGGACAACGGGTTCTCCTGCTCACCTACGTGGCGAACAACGCCGTCGGCCCGTTCTCCCTCGACCGCCCGTACGACCCGCGGACCCGCCAGCTCTGGTTCGGCGCCGGCCGTCACCTCTGCCTGGGAGCCGCGCTGGCGCGGGCCGAGATCGGTCACGTCCTGCAGGCGGTGTTCTCGTCGGGCCGCCCGGTGGTGGTCGGCCCGCGCCGCCCGGCTCGCGGCGTGCTCATCCCGTCCTACCGCTCGCTGCCCGTCCGACTGGGGTGA
- a CDS encoding Crp/Fnr family transcriptional regulator, protein MGDTWPSRSLLGRLTEATRRLVLDLGTPVTYPANHLVIREGDHDGFAVLVLDGAVKVVATDATGDTGLLAVKCRGDLVGEMAALDGKPRSAGVITCAPVDARKIPADDLTRFLSWHDEVLVELVRIGAEQLRWANALRREMSLPAAARVARVLLHLVRLHGLHTPRGWALGYPLTKVELASIAGMKPRTAEKAFSELRTAGVVETSPRRGVLIPDLHHLHNFADNPTPDH, encoded by the coding sequence ATGGGGGACACCTGGCCGAGCCGCAGCCTCCTGGGCCGGCTCACCGAAGCCACACGCAGGCTGGTGCTCGACCTCGGCACCCCGGTCACCTACCCGGCCAACCACCTGGTCATCCGCGAGGGCGACCACGACGGCTTCGCGGTCCTGGTCCTGGACGGCGCGGTCAAGGTCGTGGCCACCGACGCCACCGGCGACACGGGCCTGCTGGCCGTGAAGTGCCGAGGTGACCTCGTAGGCGAGATGGCGGCCTTGGACGGCAAGCCCAGATCGGCAGGCGTGATCACCTGCGCCCCCGTAGACGCCCGCAAGATCCCGGCAGACGACCTGACCCGCTTCCTGAGCTGGCACGACGAGGTACTGGTGGAACTGGTACGCATCGGCGCCGAACAACTGAGGTGGGCCAACGCCCTGCGCCGCGAGATGTCCCTACCGGCGGCGGCGCGAGTGGCCCGGGTGTTGCTGCACTTGGTGCGGCTGCACGGTTTGCACACGCCGAGGGGATGGGCGCTCGGCTACCCGTTGACCAAGGTCGAGCTGGCGTCGATCGCCGGCATGAAGCCGCGCACAGCGGAGAAGGCGTTCTCGGAACTGCGGACGGCAGGCGTGGTCGAAACCAGCCCCCGACGCGGCGTCCTGATCCCGGACCTGCACCACCTGCACAACTTCGCGGACAACCCAACCCCGGACCACTGA
- a CDS encoding GH12 family glycosyl hydrolase domain-containing protein, protein MKPSRFLGVAVLAAALALPVLPTAAQADTRICEQYGSTTIQGKYTVMNNRWGSSAEQCINVTGSGFQIVSQKGWTSGGAPLSYPAVYVGCHYDNCSPGTTLPRQLSQIGSVPSSISYTYVGGTYDAAYDIWLDPTPKRTGVNQMEIMIWLNRQGSIQPVGSRVGSASVGGRTWEVWQGNNGGNDVVSYVAPSPMASWSFNVMDFVRDVDGRTRVDSSWYLTSVQAGFEPWQGGEGLAVNSFSADVQAGGGSGGTSGTIVGRGSGRCVDIASYGTADGTPVQLWDCGTGWNQKWTRNGSRFVNPQTGKCLDVNGASTADGALVQLWTCNGTSAQDWQVNGNGTIVNPRSGKCLDAAGSANGARLQIWACNTSGTQANQLWTLN, encoded by the coding sequence ATGAAGCCATCCCGTTTCCTCGGGGTCGCGGTGCTGGCGGCGGCGCTGGCCCTCCCGGTCCTGCCGACCGCGGCGCAGGCCGACACGCGGATCTGCGAGCAGTACGGCTCCACCACCATCCAGGGCAAGTACACCGTGATGAACAACCGCTGGGGCAGCAGCGCCGAGCAGTGCATCAACGTCACGGGCAGCGGTTTCCAGATCGTCTCGCAGAAGGGCTGGACCAGCGGCGGCGCACCGCTGTCCTACCCGGCCGTCTACGTGGGCTGCCACTACGACAACTGCTCGCCGGGCACCACCCTGCCCCGCCAGCTCAGCCAGATCGGCAGCGTCCCGTCGTCGATCTCCTACACCTACGTCGGCGGGACCTACGACGCCGCGTACGACATCTGGCTGGACCCGACGCCCAAGCGGACCGGCGTCAACCAGATGGAGATCATGATCTGGCTGAACCGGCAGGGCAGCATCCAGCCCGTCGGTTCCCGGGTCGGCTCGGCGAGCGTCGGCGGCCGGACGTGGGAGGTGTGGCAGGGCAACAACGGCGGGAACGACGTGGTGTCCTACGTGGCGCCGTCGCCGATGGCGAGCTGGTCGTTCAACGTCATGGACTTCGTCCGGGACGTCGACGGCCGCACCCGCGTCGACTCGTCGTGGTACCTGACCAGCGTGCAGGCGGGGTTCGAGCCGTGGCAGGGCGGTGAGGGCCTGGCGGTGAACAGCTTCTCCGCCGACGTCCAGGCCGGTGGCGGCAGCGGTGGCACGAGCGGCACGATCGTGGGCCGGGGCAGCGGCCGGTGCGTGGACATCGCGTCGTACGGCACGGCCGACGGCACCCCGGTCCAGCTGTGGGACTGCGGCACGGGCTGGAACCAGAAGTGGACCCGCAACGGTTCCCGCTTCGTCAACCCGCAGACCGGCAAGTGCCTGGACGTCAACGGCGCTTCGACCGCGGACGGCGCCCTGGTCCAGCTGTGGACGTGCAACGGCACCAGCGCCCAGGACTGGCAGGTCAACGGCAACGGCACCATCGTCAACCCGAGGTCGGGCAAGTGCCTGGACGCGGCGGGGTCGGCCAACGGCGCCCGCCTGCAGATCTGGGCCTGCAACACCAGCGGCACCCAGGCCAACCAGCTCTGGACCCTGAACTGA
- a CDS encoding SDR family oxidoreductase, producing the protein MILKHKHALVTGASRGIGRVIAGTLAAEGARVAVHYGTNERLAHDVVAEITAAGGSAFAVGADLRRPEEVHGLFDAVLAEFGRLDVLVNNAGLAHHGPVESYDERVFADMLAVNVTAPFLAMRLAARHLSEGGRVITLSSALTRSALADHGVYAATKAAVEQLGFALSKELGARGITVNNVLPGPTETDAFTEDLRARLAPVVAQTPLGRFGQAGDIADVVAFLASDRARWVTGQSIVASGGLI; encoded by the coding sequence ATGATCCTCAAGCACAAGCACGCACTGGTCACCGGAGCTTCCCGCGGCATCGGCCGGGTGATCGCCGGCACGCTCGCAGCCGAGGGCGCGCGGGTCGCCGTGCACTACGGCACCAACGAACGCCTAGCCCACGATGTCGTCGCCGAGATCACCGCCGCCGGCGGCAGCGCCTTCGCGGTCGGGGCGGACCTGCGGCGGCCCGAGGAGGTCCACGGCCTGTTCGACGCCGTCCTCGCGGAGTTCGGCCGGCTGGACGTCCTGGTCAACAACGCCGGCCTGGCCCACCACGGTCCGGTCGAGTCCTACGACGAGCGCGTGTTCGCCGACATGCTCGCGGTCAACGTCACCGCGCCGTTCCTGGCCATGCGGCTGGCCGCGCGGCACCTGTCCGAGGGCGGACGCGTCATCACCCTGTCCTCCGCCCTCACCCGCTCCGCGCTCGCCGACCACGGCGTGTACGCGGCGACCAAGGCGGCCGTGGAGCAACTCGGGTTCGCGTTGTCCAAGGAACTGGGAGCGCGCGGGATCACGGTCAACAACGTCCTGCCCGGCCCGACCGAGACCGACGCGTTCACCGAGGACCTGCGCGCGCGGCTCGCGCCCGTCGTCGCGCAGACCCCGCTGGGCCGGTTCGGGCAGGCCGGTGACATCGCCGACGTGGTGGCGTTCCTGGCCTCCGACCGCGCGCGCTGGGTCACCGGGCAGTCCATCGTGGCCTCCGGCGGCCTCATCTGA
- a CDS encoding LysR family transcriptional regulator, producing MPELELRHLRAVCAIAEEGSLTRAAVRLGLTQPAMSAQLRTVERVVGGRLFDRTSGGSTPTDLGRQVVGTARLVLDEVEQLVSLAKERTRDGTPEPLVVGSVPTHSLGRFVAHLRRAIPCSEVRTEITRSGPDLLDLLVSGQLHLAVLDRFEGIERRELRGLEIRSLLREPLFIALPEQDPLGQDDEVDLARLADRDWVSPPEDVLGNRLGVFAACAEAGFTPRLTHRVNEAATAWQLVANGAVAFAQPHSQSRDGVVVRPLKGSPLVVDLLLATRHEGPAAGRAHEVFLCAARAYHDLLPRNPHYQRWWAAHPEAHGELDAALLLAGD from the coding sequence ATGCCCGAACTGGAACTCCGCCACCTGCGCGCGGTGTGCGCGATCGCCGAGGAGGGCAGCCTCACCCGGGCCGCCGTCCGGCTCGGCCTGACCCAGCCCGCGATGAGCGCCCAGCTGCGCACCGTCGAGCGGGTCGTGGGCGGTCGGCTGTTCGACCGGACGTCCGGCGGCAGCACCCCCACGGACCTGGGCAGGCAGGTCGTCGGCACGGCCCGGCTGGTGCTGGACGAGGTCGAGCAGCTGGTCAGCCTGGCCAAGGAGCGCACCCGCGACGGCACCCCGGAACCGCTGGTGGTCGGCAGCGTGCCCACGCACAGCCTCGGCCGGTTCGTGGCACACCTGCGCCGCGCCATCCCGTGCTCGGAGGTGCGCACGGAGATCACCCGCAGCGGCCCCGACCTGCTGGACCTGCTGGTGTCCGGCCAGCTCCACCTCGCCGTGCTGGACCGCTTCGAGGGCATCGAACGGCGGGAGCTGCGCGGCTTGGAGATCCGGTCGCTGCTGCGCGAGCCGCTGTTCATCGCCCTGCCCGAGCAGGACCCGCTGGGGCAGGACGACGAGGTGGACCTCGCCCGGCTCGCCGACCGGGACTGGGTGTCACCGCCGGAGGACGTGCTGGGCAACCGGTTGGGGGTGTTCGCCGCGTGCGCCGAGGCCGGGTTCACCCCGCGCCTGACGCACCGGGTCAACGAGGCCGCGACCGCGTGGCAGCTGGTGGCCAACGGGGCTGTGGCGTTCGCCCAGCCGCACTCCCAGAGCCGGGACGGCGTGGTCGTCCGCCCGCTCAAGGGGTCACCCCTGGTGGTGGACCTGCTGCTGGCGACCCGGCACGAGGGTCCGGCGGCGGGCCGGGCGCACGAGGTGTTCCTGTGCGCGGCCCGCGCCTACCACGACCTGCTGCCCCGCAACCCCCACTACCAGCGGTGGTGGGCCGCCCACCCCGAAGCCCACGGCGAGCTGGACGCGGCCCTGCTGCTGGCCGGTGACTGA
- a CDS encoding CGNR zinc finger domain-containing protein, translating into MVFAHDTEASLLAAVELVNTAVEPDTLTTQEQVDAFFARHGYTGARTRDAAELAAVRALRAPLRRLLTSDRDTAVELVNETLAAHQAVPRLVRHDGLDYHIHVVHPDTPFADRIAAETAMAMIDVIRSDEMSRLSVCADDTCDGLVLDLSRNRSRRYCSTTCGNRVAVAAYRARKR; encoded by the coding sequence GTGGTCTTCGCCCATGACACGGAGGCGTCCCTGCTCGCCGCGGTCGAGCTGGTGAACACGGCCGTCGAGCCGGACACCCTGACCACGCAGGAACAGGTCGACGCCTTCTTCGCCCGCCACGGCTACACGGGCGCACGAACGAGGGACGCGGCCGAACTCGCCGCCGTCCGAGCCCTGCGCGCACCCCTGCGCCGTTTGCTGACCAGCGACCGGGACACCGCCGTCGAACTGGTCAACGAGACGCTGGCCGCGCACCAGGCCGTCCCGCGGCTCGTGCGGCACGACGGGCTGGACTACCACATCCACGTCGTCCACCCGGACACGCCGTTCGCCGACCGGATCGCCGCCGAGACCGCCATGGCGATGATCGACGTGATCAGGTCCGACGAGATGAGCCGGCTCTCGGTGTGCGCGGACGACACGTGCGACGGCCTGGTCCTCGACCTGTCCCGCAACCGCTCCCGCCGCTATTGCAGCACGACGTGCGGCAACCGGGTCGCCGTCGCCGCCTACCGCGCCCGCAAGAGGTGA
- a CDS encoding MerR family transcriptional regulator — protein MKIGELARRTGVSERLLRYYEEQGLLRPARTTSGQRVYEPGTVEVVGRIRALLAAGISTAAIARVLPCLRDGEQRLIACAELPDRLRAEQADIAARIEALREAHAALDVLIAGAERGAATATRPVDRPQWA, from the coding sequence ATGAAGATCGGCGAACTGGCCCGGCGGACCGGGGTGAGCGAGCGGCTGTTGCGCTACTACGAGGAACAGGGCCTGCTGCGCCCCGCCCGGACGACGAGCGGCCAACGGGTCTACGAGCCGGGGACGGTCGAGGTGGTCGGCCGCATCCGGGCGCTGTTGGCGGCCGGCATCTCGACGGCGGCCATCGCCCGGGTCTTGCCGTGCCTGCGCGACGGCGAGCAGCGCCTGATCGCGTGCGCCGAACTGCCGGACCGGCTGCGCGCCGAACAAGCCGACATCGCCGCCCGCATCGAGGCGCTCCGCGAAGCCCACGCGGCACTGGACGTCCTGATCGCCGGCGCGGAACGAGGCGCCGCCACCGCGACGCGGCCCGTCGACCGTCCACAATGGGCTTGA